ATTTAGCAGAAGCTATTGAAGTAATCAAAAATCCATAACCTAGGGTATAAAAAGCTTCACCTTGTTTGTAGCGAGCCGCTTTATTATAGTTGGCGCCAGTTGGTTTTAGATGTTTTACATGCAAGCTTTCGTTAGTTACTACTTTCCAATTGTAGAATTTGCAAAGTAATTCGTCAACGGTATCCCAACCCATAGCAGGTTTTAAGCCGCCAATTTGTTTAAAAGTTTCTTTTCGGTACGCTTTCAATGCTCCACGAATATGGTCTTTATCAGTAAGATTTTCTAAAATCCATTCTTCATTTTTCTCAATGTAGCAAAATCCACCAGCCATTCCAATACGGTCATCCGATTCAAAATGGTTGATAATGGTTTCGAAATAATTGGGAGGAAAAATCAAATCAGCATCAATTTTTACCAAAATATCATAGTTGTCATCAATATGTTTCTCACCTTCATGAAAGGCTTGAATTACTTTGCTTCCAGGCAAATGTATTGCTGCAGAAGTTTTGTTTACTAAATTTACGAATGTATTTTCTTTTGCGAAAGCCGATACAATTTCGGCAGTTTTATCAGTAGAACCATCATTTACCACAACAACCTTGTTAGGCAATACAGTTTGATTTGCTAAGCTATCTAAAGTTAGCTGAATGAATGATTCTTCGTTATATGTTGGGATAATTATATAATATCTCATGAGACTTTTTACTAATTACTAGTCACTTTTTCCGCGTAAACAATATAGTATCTAGGTGTGAAAAAACGTAACAATGGACGGAATCCAATTTTTTTAACGGGATGGGTGAATTTTTCTCTGTCGATAATTTTCCAACCTGTTTTTTCTAATAACCAATCCAATTGCCAGTCTTCGAATTCATGGTAATGTCTGTCCCACATATCTGTTTTACTACGATAAGCAGAAGAAAACCAAAGGCGTAAAGGAATTGATATTAATAATTTATCTGATTTTATTTCGCTTAAAATTGTGTAAGGATTAAGTAAATGTTCGAAAATTTCAAAGGCTGTTACTACGTCTTGTTTATCTTCTGCAAAAACACTTTGATTTACATCTAAATCTTCGCCAGTAGTATTTTTTACAGTATAACCTTCGGCTTTCATTATTTTAGAAAAAGGATTGTCAACACCCAAATCTAGTATGGTTTGAGAAGGTGAAATGTGTTTTTTTAAAAATTCTAAAGTATGTTTGAATCTTTTATTAGGAAATGTTTTTTCGTACATGTTTTTAATTTTTGACTAAAGCTGTTGCTTAAGTTTGCAAATATAAAGATTCTCTTTCTTATACCGTTTGTAATTTAAAATTTGTCCCAACATTATTTGATTCTTGAGGAGGAATACGTGATTAGTCTTTTTTATCCAAAGCGAAAGCCCACAACACTAATAAAGCGATGTGGGCTTGCAATATAAACGTACAGGTAATCTCTTAATAGCGGTAAACAAAAGCGTTAATGTTCATTCCTGCTCCAACTGAAGCAAAAATGACAATATCTCCTTTGTTTATTTCTTGGTTCTCAATTTCCCCTCTAATAATAAGGTCAAAAAGTGTAGGGACAGTTGCAACACTACTGTTTCCTAATTCATGAATACTCATGGGCATAATGTTCTTTGGCGGATTTTGTCCGTACAATTTGTAAAAACGGTGAATGATAGCTTCATCCATTTTTTCGTTGGCTTGATGAATTAGAATTTTTTTCACATCACCAATTGCAATACCACTATTATCTAAGCAGCTTTTCATGGCAGCAGGAACTTGACTTAAGGCAAATTCATATATTTTACGACCATACATTTTTATGTACTTGGTATCAGGATCTAAATCTGGATTGTATGATTTTCCAAAGAAGAGAAAATTAGCTTCTTCGGCAGCATATGTAGCACTTTCGTAAGATAGCATTCCAGTTTCATCATCTGAAGCTTCTATGACAGATGCACCAGCTCCATCAGAATAAATCATAGAATCTCTATCATGAGCGTCAACGACTCTGGATAAAGTTTCGGCACCTATGACAAGACATTTTTTAGCCATTCCCGATTTGATAAAAGCATTGGCTTGCAATACTCCTTCAATCCATCCAGGACAACCAAAAAGAATATCGTAAGCGACACATTTTGGGTTTTTTATTTGTAATTTATGTTTAACTCTTGTTGCTAAACTTGGAATAATATCTGATTGGCTTGTACCATATTTTACGTCACCAAAGTTGTGAGCAAAAATAATGTAGTCTAAAGTTTCTGGGTCTATTCCTGCATTTTCAATTGCTTTCTGGGAAGCAAAAAAAGCTAAATCAGAAGCGGTATAATGGTCTTCTGCATATCTTCTTTTTTCGATGCCTGTAATACCTTTGAATTTGTTAATGACAACTTCGTTTGGATAGGCAAAAGGAGAACCATCTTCGTTTAAGAAAACATGTTCACTAAAATCTGTATTGCTAATCTTTTTCTCAGGAATATAGCTTCCTATACCAGTTATTTTTATTTTCATTTTGATAATTTCCAGATAAATTTTGGCTAAAGTAATTATAATAAATGTATAAAGAACAAAAAAAATACTATGCATGCATATAATTGCAGAATTTTAAATATATGGTAAAATTATTGAATATTTTTTATTGAAAATTAATAAACGATGCATTTTATTCTTTTAATGAGTATAAATAACAAAGTGAGTATTTTTTGTTAAAAAGTTATTTTTTGAAATTAAAAGGATAAATATCATTTGATTTTAAAATACAATTTATCGACTTTGAAAGGCCTTTATTTTAAGGATTCTAATATATATTCTATTTTATTATTAAATGCTGTTTTGGGGTTAAAAGATATTGAAATGTCAGTTTTGGTTTTTATATGTTTTTTAGTAAAATATAATTAACCGCTTATTTGGATACTGCGAAAACGGTCATAAACACATCATTTGTTACAGATAATGCTTCAAAAATACTATAGGAAGAGCATTTGTAAAAACTACATTTACGGTCTAAATTTCATCAATTTCTTAGCAATAATACTTCAAACAAATGAAAGTAAAAAACAACAATGTGTTTGAATGATTTATGAATTCTTTTCCTTGTTGTTTTAAATTGTAAAATAAAAGTATTGCCAAATAACTAAAATAAATTAAAAAATAATAATGAAAAAACACATAGATAAGTATATGTTTCTTTTGCTAATTGTTTTTGCAAACGGAATTGCTCAAACCAAGAAACATTTAGATAGCACTAAACCTATTGAAGATCGTATTTCACTTTTGATGAAAGAAATGACATTGGAAGAAAAAGTTGGTCAAATGAATCAGTACAACGGTTCATGGGATTTTACGGGACCAAAACCAGAATCAGGTTCTGAGGGAGAAAAATATGATCATATAAAAAAGGGTTGGGTAGGATCAATGCTGAGTGTAAGAGGTGTTAAAGAAGTTAGAGCGGTACAAAAAATTGCTGTAGAAGAAACACGTCTGGGAATTCCGTTAATTTTTGGTTTTGATGTTATTCATGGATATAAAACATTAAGTCCTATTCCGTTAGCAGAAGCTGCAAGTTGGGATTTGGAAGCGATCAAAAACTCGGCTCGTGTAGCTGCAGATGAAGCTTCAGCATCTGGATTAAACTGGACCTTTGCTCCTAATGTAGATATCTCAAATGATGCAAGATGGGGAAGAGTCATGGAGGGCGCTGGAGAAGATCCTTATTTAGGAAGCAAAATTGCCAAGGCTAGAATAAGTGGTTTTCAAGGAGAAGATCTAAGCGCAGCTACTTCTATTGTGGCTTGTGCCAAACATTTTGCTGCTTATGGTTTTGTTGAAGCAGGTAAAGAATATAACATTGTCGACATGAGTAATTCTAAGTTATACAATAGTGTATTGCCTCCTTTTAAAGCTTCAGTAGATGCGGGTGCACGTACCTTTATGAATTCATTTAATACATTAAATGGTATTCCAGCAACTGGAAACAGCTTTTTACAAAGAGATATTTTAAAAGGAGCATGGGGATTTAAAGGCTTTGTTGTTTCTGACTGGGCATCTATAGCCGAAATGATTACACATGGCTATGCCTCTGATGGTGCAGATGCAGCTACAAAAGCAGCTATTGCAGGTTCTGATATGGATATGGAATCACATATTTATGTTGCTGAATTGGTTGGATTAGTAAAAAAAGGTTTAGTTAAAGAGAGTGTTGTTAACGATGCAGTTCGTAGAATTCTTAGAGTCAAATTTGAATTAGGCTTATTTGATAATCCTTATAAAAATTGTGATGAAGCTAGAGAAAAATCAACTGTTGGTAATAAGGCTAATAATGAGGATGTTTTGGATATGGCCAAAAAATCAATTGTTTTGTTAAAAAATGAAAAAAACTTATTACCATTAAAAAAATCCGGAAATAAAATTGCGCTTATAGGTGCTTTGGCAAATGATAAAAACAGCCCTTTGGGAAGTTGGAGAATTGCTGCAGATGATGATACTGCAATATCTGTTTTGGAAGGAATGAAGCAATACAAAAACAATTCATTAGTTTATGAAAAAGGTACAGATGTCGCTACAAATAAACAAATGTTTGTTGATGAAGTAAAAGTTAATACTACTGATTATTCTGGTTTCGAAGCTGCAAAAAAAGCTGCAAAAGAGGCAGATGTTGTAGTAATGGTTCTAGGAGAAATTGGTTTTCAAAGTGGTGAAGGACGTAGTAGAACAGAATTGGGTTTACCAGGAAATCAACAGCAATTGTTGGAGGAAGTTTACAAAGTAAATCCTAATATTGTTTTGGTTTTAAATAATGGTCGCCCGCTAGCATTGCCTTGGGCAGCAGAGAATATCCCTGCGATAGTTGAAGCTTGGCAGTTAGGAACTCAATCTGGAAATGCAATCGCTCAGGTTTTATATGGTGATTATAATCCAAGTGGTAAGTTACCAATGTCGTTTCCTCGAAATGTGGGACAATGTCCAATCTATTATAATTCGTATAATACAGGAAGACCTAATAATAAAGATAAAAACGTTTTTTGGTCGCATTATACAGATGTCGAAAAAACACCTTTATATCCTTTCGGCTTTGGACTGAGCTATACTTCTTTTGCTTATAAAAATTTAAAAATGGCAAAAACTACTTTCAAAAAAGGAGAAGTAATTGAACTATCTGTCGAAGTTACAAATACAGGTAATTATGATGGTAAAGAAGTCGTTCAATTATATTTAAATGATGTAGCAGCAAGTATAGTAAGACCGGTGAAAGAATTAAAAGGTTTTGAATTAGTGGCATTAAAAAAAGGAGAAACTAAAACTATTCAATTTACATTAACGGATAAAGAGCTTGGTTTTTATGATAACGAAGGTAGGTTTTTGGTAGAACCAGGAGTTTTTAATGTGATGGTTGGATGGAATTCTAATGATGGACTTACTAGCAAATTTGAACTAAAATAAATGTTGAAAAACTAAAAAATAAATTCGCAAGAAGAGTTACGTTTTTTTTTTTAGAAGAACCTTATAGCCTGAGTACGATTAATCCTTGTAAAATTATTAATCCTACTCGGGTTTTTGGCAATATGATGAAATTTATATTGAAAAAGCAAGTGTTCTATTTAGTTTTATTAATATTGTTTTAGTATTCCTTAGAATATAAGTCAAATTAGAAATTTTATTTTCAGATAAAGTTTATATAAATAATGTAAATGAAAAATATAAAATATTTTCTTGTATTCTATTTTGCTTTTGCAAATTCTATTTTAGCGCAATATAAATTTGATAATTACCAATTTAGAAGCATTCAGGAAACAAAGTCACAAAGAGCGATTGCTTCTATAGTTCAGGATAAAAATGGTTTCATGTGGGTGGGAACCAATGGTGCTGGTTTATATCGTTATGATGGTGTAAATTATTTTGCATATGAATATAATCCCAAAAAAAGAGGTTCGGTAAATAGTAACTTGATTTATTCCACTTTTGTTGATCCAAAAAATAATTTGTGGGTTGGTACAGATGAAGGTTTGTGTTTGTATAATAGAGATCAAGATAATTTTACTAAAATTAATATTCAAAATGTTATTGCAAAAGGATATGATGATCCAATTTCTGTAAAGACTATTATTCAAGATAATAATAACAATTTACTACTGGGAACTTATGGTTTTGGAATTTTTAAAATTAATTTAAAGACTTTAAAAGCCTCATTAATAAAACCAAGTTTACTTAATCGAGTTGATTTGCAAGTAAATTGTTCGGTAAAAAACAAGCAAGGGATTATTTATTTTGGTACAGGGCACGGTCTTATCGAGATGGATTCAAGAGGAAACATAAAGCAGGTTTATAAAGATAAATTTAAAAGGGAACCAATTTTAAATGAAATAGAAAGTCTTACTATAGATAAATTTGGGTATATATGGGTGGGAACTACTTCAGATGGTCTTTTGAAAATTAAACCAGAAACAGATAATTATCAGTATGAAAATTATCGCATTACCAAAAATAAAATCCTATCTCTAATTCAAAGTAGCAAAGATTACATGATTTGCGGAACAGAGAATGAAGGTTTATTAATTGTAAACCAAGAAGGGGAGATGATCAAACAATATGTGCATAGTAAGTATAATGACTTTAGTTTAAAATCTAATTCTGTTTGGTCATTATTTGAAGACAAGGAAAATAGATTGTGGTTGGGTTATTACAATAAAGGACTTGGAGTATTTGATA
The Flavobacterium sp. 5 DNA segment above includes these coding regions:
- a CDS encoding methyltransferase domain-containing protein; protein product: MYEKTFPNKRFKHTLEFLKKHISPSQTILDLGVDNPFSKIMKAEGYTVKNTTGEDLDVNQSVFAEDKQDVVTAFEIFEHLLNPYTILSEIKSDKLLISIPLRLWFSSAYRSKTDMWDRHYHEFEDWQLDWLLEKTGWKIIDREKFTHPVKKIGFRPLLRFFTPRYYIVYAEKVTSN
- the bglX gene encoding beta-glucosidase BglX; translation: MKKHIDKYMFLLLIVFANGIAQTKKHLDSTKPIEDRISLLMKEMTLEEKVGQMNQYNGSWDFTGPKPESGSEGEKYDHIKKGWVGSMLSVRGVKEVRAVQKIAVEETRLGIPLIFGFDVIHGYKTLSPIPLAEAASWDLEAIKNSARVAADEASASGLNWTFAPNVDISNDARWGRVMEGAGEDPYLGSKIAKARISGFQGEDLSAATSIVACAKHFAAYGFVEAGKEYNIVDMSNSKLYNSVLPPFKASVDAGARTFMNSFNTLNGIPATGNSFLQRDILKGAWGFKGFVVSDWASIAEMITHGYASDGADAATKAAIAGSDMDMESHIYVAELVGLVKKGLVKESVVNDAVRRILRVKFELGLFDNPYKNCDEAREKSTVGNKANNEDVLDMAKKSIVLLKNEKNLLPLKKSGNKIALIGALANDKNSPLGSWRIAADDDTAISVLEGMKQYKNNSLVYEKGTDVATNKQMFVDEVKVNTTDYSGFEAAKKAAKEADVVVMVLGEIGFQSGEGRSRTELGLPGNQQQLLEEVYKVNPNIVLVLNNGRPLALPWAAENIPAIVEAWQLGTQSGNAIAQVLYGDYNPSGKLPMSFPRNVGQCPIYYNSYNTGRPNNKDKNVFWSHYTDVEKTPLYPFGFGLSYTSFAYKNLKMAKTTFKKGEVIELSVEVTNTGNYDGKEVVQLYLNDVAASIVRPVKELKGFELVALKKGETKTIQFTLTDKELGFYDNEGRFLVEPGVFNVMVGWNSNDGLTSKFELK
- a CDS encoding glycosyltransferase family 2 protein; the encoded protein is MRYYIIIPTYNEESFIQLTLDSLANQTVLPNKVVVVNDGSTDKTAEIVSAFAKENTFVNLVNKTSAAIHLPGSKVIQAFHEGEKHIDDNYDILVKIDADLIFPPNYFETIINHFESDDRIGMAGGFCYIEKNEEWILENLTDKDHIRGALKAYRKETFKQIGGLKPAMGWDTVDELLCKFYNWKVVTNESLHVKHLKPTGANYNKAARYKQGEAFYTLGYGFLITSIASAKLAMMKKKPLLFLDYIRGFWKAKSAKTPLLVTNEQAKFIRNYRLQKMKQKLF
- a CDS encoding 3-oxoacyl-ACP synthase III family protein — its product is MKIKITGIGSYIPEKKISNTDFSEHVFLNEDGSPFAYPNEVVINKFKGITGIEKRRYAEDHYTASDLAFFASQKAIENAGIDPETLDYIIFAHNFGDVKYGTSQSDIIPSLATRVKHKLQIKNPKCVAYDILFGCPGWIEGVLQANAFIKSGMAKKCLVIGAETLSRVVDAHDRDSMIYSDGAGASVIEASDDETGMLSYESATYAAEEANFLFFGKSYNPDLDPDTKYIKMYGRKIYEFALSQVPAAMKSCLDNSGIAIGDVKKILIHQANEKMDEAIIHRFYKLYGQNPPKNIMPMSIHELGNSSVATVPTLFDLIIRGEIENQEINKGDIVIFASVGAGMNINAFVYRY